A portion of the Gossypium arboreum isolate Shixiya-1 chromosome 8, ASM2569848v2, whole genome shotgun sequence genome contains these proteins:
- the LOC108468560 gene encoding glutathione S-transferase U16-like → MEKSEVKLLGAWPSPFMLRVRIALHLKSINYEFIEVDLLGPKSELVLKSNPIYKKIPVLFHDGNTILESQIIVQYIDEVWPNAPSILPSDAAQRADSRFWVAYFDDKLVPALIIALAAKSKDTKNAAIAELEQGLVHLEEAASTKLSKGKALFGGENLGYMDIALGPFLVWIGIIEKLNGVKLLNETNTPSLLRWADSFFSHAVVKTIFPEVEKLIEFAMKLIPVLRARPELRLLLGISD, encoded by the exons ATGGAAAAGAGTGAGGTGAAGCTTTTAGGTGCATGGCCAAGCCCCTTTATGTTGAGGGTGAGAATCGCTCTTCACCTCAAATCTATAAACTACGAGTTCATTGAGGTAGATTTATTGGGACCCAAAAGTGAGTTGGTTCTTAAATCCAACCCTATTTATAAGAAAATCCCAGTCCTGTTTCATGATGGTAACACCATCCTTGAGTCTCAAATCATTGTTCAATACATCGATGAAGTTTGGCCTAATGCCCCTTCCATTCTTCCTTCTGATGCCGCTCAACGAGCTGATTCTCGATTTTGGGTTGCTTATTTTGATGACAAG CTCGTCCCCGCCTTGATAATAGCATTGGCAGCTAAGTCAAAAGATACAAAAAACGCAGCAATAGCCGAACTGGAACAGGGGCTGGTGCATTTGGAAGAAGCAGCCTCGACAAAGTTGAGCAAAGGGAAAGCTTTGTTCGGTGGGGAAAATCTTGGGTACATGGACATTGCATTGGGTCCCTTCTTGGTCTGGATTGGGATCATAGAGAAGCTTAATGGGGTCAAGCTGCTCAATGAAACCAACACCCCGTCGTTGCTTCGTTGGGCTGATAGCTTCTTTTCTCATGCAGTCGTGAAGACTATTTTTCCTGAAGTTGAAAAGCTTATAGAATTTGCTATGAAGCTTATACCTGTCTTGAGAGCTAGGCCTGAGCTAAGGTTGCTGCTCGGAATTAGTGATTAA
- the LOC108468945 gene encoding ribonuclease 3-like protein 2 isoform X1 — translation MVCLSVFGIALFSTKTYFLLNYWDCLDSKRSLIIRSLYFTMEHHFTQLDDGASADVKPASNFGAMVATVLLALLLQIFCRCCRSIYTAAANMDRSIIAPVEKILKYTFKDKRLLKEALTHSSCREDMSYETLEFIGDAALGLAVATHFFCLEPRLNSHQLTQLRKKSVSNKRLARVAARHELHQFVRSKDTALNRNVRKYVQAVKQGDDLKNLAVPDILADIVEALAGAVYLDLNFDLTKLRTIFKEVLMIDEIKVPKDFESSEIIGAQNKLYGSCGKRKWGQPVYSLVKAKRCQHGMKYVYSVEVETQDGVRRHKGDEKSTPKDARNSAAYLLLRSLQ, via the exons ATGGTATGTCTGTCTGTCTTTGGAATAGCTTTATTTTCTACCAAAACCTACTTTCTGCTAAATTATTGGGATTGCTTGGATTCTAAGCGAAGTCTCATCATTCGATCACTGTACTTCACCATGGAACACCACTTCACCCAACTCGACGACGGCGCCTCCGCCGACGTCAAACCGGCCTCTAATTTCGGAGCGATGGTTGCGACGGTGCTCCTAGCTTTGCTTTTACAAATATTTTGCCGTTGCTGTCGCTCAATTTATACCGCCGCCGCTAACATGGACCGGTCGATAATCGCCCCAGTGGAGAAGATCCTTAAATACACGTTTAAAGACAAAAGACTCCTGAAAGAAGCCTTGACGCACTCTTCGTGCCGCGAAGACATGTCGTACGAAACACTGGAGTTTATTGGGGACGCGGCGCTCGGCTTGGCTGTTGCTACCCATTTCTTCTGTTTGGAGCCGCGACTGAACTCTCACCAGCTTACGCAGCTCCGGAAAAAAAGTGTAAGCAACAAGAGACTGGCGCGCGTGGCGGCTAGGCATGAGCTTCACCAGTTCGTCAGGAGCAAAGACACTGCTCTTAACCGCAAT GTTAGGAAGTATGTACAGGCAGTTAAACAAGGAGATGATCTTAAAAACTTGGCAGTTCCAGATATTTTGGCTGATATTGTCGAAGCTTTAGCCGGTGCTGTTTATTTGGATCTCAATTTTGATCTCACCAAGCTGAGGACG ATATTTAAAGAGGTATTAATGATAGATGAAATTAAGGTGCCAAAGGATTTTGAATCTTCTGAGATTATTGGAGCACAAAATAAGCTGTATGGATCATGTGGCAAGAGAAAATGGGGACAACCAGTTTACAG CCTAGTGAAAGCTAAACGTTGCCAACACGGAATGAAATATGTATATTCAGTTGAAGTTGAAACACAGGATGGTGTTCGCCGCCACAAGGGTGATGAAAAATCAACCCCAAAAGATGCCCGCAACTCTGCTGCTTACCTTTTGCTTCGTTCCCTGCAATAA
- the LOC108469854 gene encoding aspartic proteinase A1-like → MGTIGKTTTATLFLCLLLFPIVFSTPNDRLVRIGLKKRKIDRNNRMAAHLESKEGKASEAFLRKYRLHGNLGESEDIDIVALKNYMDAQYFGEIGIGTPTQNFTVIFDTGSSNLWVPSSKCYFSIACYFHPKYKSSRSRTYKANGKPADIQYGTGAISGFFSEDHVTVGDLVVKHQEFIEATKESSLTFLIAKFDGILGLGFKEISVGNAVPVWYNMVNQGLVNEPVFSFWLNRNPEDDVGGEVVFGGMDPKHYKGEHTYVPVKQKGYWQFDMGDVLIGDQTTGLCASGCSAIVDSGTSLLTGPTAIIAQVNHAIGATGVVSQECKTVVSEYGEMIIDLLLSKDQPLKVCSQIGLCSFDGTRDVSMGIESVVNENAGKASGNVHDAMCSVCEMAVIWVQSQLKQNQTQERILDYVNELCDRLPSPMGESVVDCNSLSAMPSVAFTIGGKILELTPEQYILKVGDGELAQCISGFGALDVPPPRGPLWILGDVFMGKFHTVFDYGNMQIGFAEAT, encoded by the exons ATGGGGACAATAGGCAAAACTACTACGGCCACTCTTTTTCTTTGTCTTCTTCTGTTTCCTATTGTCTTTTCCACGCCTAATGACAGATTGGTTAGAATTGGACTCAAAAAGAGAAAGATTGACCGAAACAATCGGATGGCTGCACACCTTGAATCCAAGGAGGGAAAGGCATCTGAAGCTTTTCTTAGAAAGTATCGTCTTCATGGGAACTTGGGGGAATCAGAGGACATTGATATTGTGGCACTAAAGAACTACATGGATGCTCAGTACTTTGGTGAGATTGGTATTGGCACTCCTACACAGAACTTCACTGTGATATTTGATACTGGGAGTTCTAATTTGTGGGTTCCTTCATCTAAATGTTATTTCTCG ATAGCATGCTATTTCCATCCAAAATATAAATCAAGCCGTTCACGTACCTACAAGGCTAATG GTAAACCAGCGGATATCCAATATGGCACTGGGGCTATTTCAGGATTCTTTAGTGAGGACCATGTAACAGTTGGTGATCTTGTAGTTAAACATCAG GAATTTATTGAGGCAACAAAGGAGTCCAGCTTAACATTTTTGATTGCCAAGTTTGATGGTATACTTGGACTTGGATTTAAAGAGATTTCAGTTGGAAATGCTGTGCCTGTATG GTACAACATGGTCAATCAAGGTCTTGTTAATGAACCAGTTTTTTCATTTTGGCTTAACCGCAATCCTGAGGATGATGTTGGCGGAGAAGTGGTTTTTGGTGGGATGGATCCAAAACATTACAAGGGGGAACACACTTATGTTCCTGTAAAACAGAAAGGATACTGGCAG TTTGATATGGGTGATGTTCTGATTGGTGACCAAACAACTG GACTTTGTGCCAGTGGCTGCAGTGCTATTGTTGATTCCGGAACTTCCTTGTTGACTGGACCTACG GCTATTATTGCTCAAGTCAATCATGCTATTGGTGCAACAGGGGTTGTAAGTCAAGAATGCAAGACTGTAGTTTCAGAATACGGAGAAATGATAATTGACTTGCTCTTATCGAAG GACCAACCACTGAAAGTTTGCTCACAAATAGGTTTGTGTTCATTTGATGGAACTCGAGATGTAAG TATGGGAATCGAAAGTGTTGTGAATGAGAATGCTGGAAAGGCCTCTGGTAATGTCCATGATGCAATGTGTTCTGTTTGTGAGATGGCAGTCATATGGGTGCAAAGCCAACTTAAACAGAACCAGACTCAGGAGCGTATACTTGATTACGTCAATGAG CTCTGTGACCGGTTGCCTAGTCCAATGGGAGAATCAGTTGTTGATTGTAACAGCCTATCTGCTATGCCTAGTGTCGCCTTCACAATTGGTGGAAAGATACTTGAGCTTACCCCTGAGCAG TACATTCTAAAAGTTGGTGACGGAGAGCTAGCTCAATGCATTAGCGGATTCGGTGCTCTCGATGTACCGCCTCCTCGCGGACCACTCTG GATCTTGGGCGACGTGTTTATGGGTAAGTTCCATACGGTTTTCGACTATGGAAACATGCAAATTGGATTTGCAGAGGCTACATAA
- the LOC108468980 gene encoding ribonuclease 3-like protein 2 has translation MEHHFTQLDDGASADGKPASNFGAAVATVLLALLLQIFCRCCRSIYRNHVKKYKFSSSSAAANMDRSIIAAVEKILKYKFKDKRLLEEALTHSSCREDMSYEILEFIGDAVLGLAVATHFFRLEPRLNSDQLTRLRKKSVSNKRLAHVAARHGLNRFVRRKDTAPLDLIVRKYVGAVKQGDDHKNLAVPGILADIVEALAGAVYLDLNFDLTKLWTIFKDVLVIDEIKVPKDFKSSEIIGAQNKLYGLCGKRKWGNPVYSEVKAELCEYGMKYVYSVKVETDDGICGHEGDEKSNPKDARNSAAYLLLRSL, from the exons ATGGAACACCACTTCACCCAACTCGACGACGGCGCCTCCGCCGACGGCAAACCGGCGTCTAATTTCGGAGCGGCGGTTGCGACGGTGCTCCTAGCTTTGCTTTTACAAATATTTTGCCGTTGCTGTCGCTCAATTTACCGTAATCATGTCAAGAAATACAAGTTTTCTTCTTCTTCCGCCGCCGCTAACATGGACCGGTCGATAATCGCCGCCGTGGAGAAGATCCTTAAATACAAGTTTAAAGACAAAAGACTCCTGGAAGAAGCCTTGACGCACTCTTCGTGCCGCGAAGACATGTCGTACGAAATACTAGAGTTCATTGGGGACGCGGTGCTCGGCTTGGCTGTTGCTACCCATTTCTTCCGTTTGGAGCCGCGACTGAACTCTGACCAGCTTACGCGGCTCCGGAAAAAAAGTGTAAGCAACAAGAGACTGGCGCACGTGGCAGCTAGGCATGGGCTTAACCGCTTCGTCAGGAGGAAAGACACTGCTCCTCTTGACCTCATT GTTAGGAAGTATGTAGGGGCAGTTAAACAAGGAGATGATCATAAAAACTTGGCAGTTCCAGGTATTTTGGCTGATATTGTCGAAGCTCTAGCCGGTGCTGTTTATTTGGATCTCAATTTTGATCTCACCAAGCTGTGGACG ATATTTAAAGATGTATTAGTGATAGATGAAATTAAGGTGCCAAAGGATTTTAAATCTTCTGAGATTATTGGAGCACAAAATAAGCTGTATGGATTATGTGGCAAGAGAAAATGGGGAAATCCAGTTTACAg CGAAGTGAAAGCTGAACTTTGCGAATACGGAATGAAATATGTATATTCAGTTAAAGTTGAAACAGACGATGGTATTTGCGGCCACGAGGGTGATGAAAAATCAAACCCAAAAGATGCCCGTAACTCTGCTGCTTACCTTTTGCTTCGTTCCCTGTAA
- the LOC108468945 gene encoding ribonuclease 3-like protein 2 isoform X2: MVCLSVFGIALFSTKTYFLLNYWDCLDSKRSLIIRSLYFTMEHHFTQLDDGASADVKPASNFGAMVATVLLALLLQIFCRCCRSIYTAAANMDRSIIAPVEKILKYTFKDKRLLKEALTHSSCREDMSYETLEFIGDAALGLAVATHFFCLEPRLNSHQLTQLRKKSVSNKRLARVAARHELHQFVRSKDTALNRNAVKQGDDLKNLAVPDILADIVEALAGAVYLDLNFDLTKLRTIFKEVLMIDEIKVPKDFESSEIIGAQNKLYGSCGKRKWGQPVYSLVKAKRCQHGMKYVYSVEVETQDGVRRHKGDEKSTPKDARNSAAYLLLRSLQ; this comes from the exons ATGGTATGTCTGTCTGTCTTTGGAATAGCTTTATTTTCTACCAAAACCTACTTTCTGCTAAATTATTGGGATTGCTTGGATTCTAAGCGAAGTCTCATCATTCGATCACTGTACTTCACCATGGAACACCACTTCACCCAACTCGACGACGGCGCCTCCGCCGACGTCAAACCGGCCTCTAATTTCGGAGCGATGGTTGCGACGGTGCTCCTAGCTTTGCTTTTACAAATATTTTGCCGTTGCTGTCGCTCAATTTATACCGCCGCCGCTAACATGGACCGGTCGATAATCGCCCCAGTGGAGAAGATCCTTAAATACACGTTTAAAGACAAAAGACTCCTGAAAGAAGCCTTGACGCACTCTTCGTGCCGCGAAGACATGTCGTACGAAACACTGGAGTTTATTGGGGACGCGGCGCTCGGCTTGGCTGTTGCTACCCATTTCTTCTGTTTGGAGCCGCGACTGAACTCTCACCAGCTTACGCAGCTCCGGAAAAAAAGTGTAAGCAACAAGAGACTGGCGCGCGTGGCGGCTAGGCATGAGCTTCACCAGTTCGTCAGGAGCAAAGACACTGCTCTTAACCGCAAT GCAGTTAAACAAGGAGATGATCTTAAAAACTTGGCAGTTCCAGATATTTTGGCTGATATTGTCGAAGCTTTAGCCGGTGCTGTTTATTTGGATCTCAATTTTGATCTCACCAAGCTGAGGACG ATATTTAAAGAGGTATTAATGATAGATGAAATTAAGGTGCCAAAGGATTTTGAATCTTCTGAGATTATTGGAGCACAAAATAAGCTGTATGGATCATGTGGCAAGAGAAAATGGGGACAACCAGTTTACAG CCTAGTGAAAGCTAAACGTTGCCAACACGGAATGAAATATGTATATTCAGTTGAAGTTGAAACACAGGATGGTGTTCGCCGCCACAAGGGTGATGAAAAATCAACCCCAAAAGATGCCCGCAACTCTGCTGCTTACCTTTTGCTTCGTTCCCTGCAATAA
- the LOC108470317 gene encoding dihydrolipoyllysine-residue succinyltransferase component of 2-oxoglutarate dehydrogenase complex 2, mitochondrial-like: MLGALRRKVAIGGSSASVSGKAIRPIISASRVSVNVGEEILLLQPRGIAHVRNFSHLILPGCSVGLAKTRDVFSSIQSETIMQKSCRAFSSGDGDLVDAVVPFMGESISDGTLATFLKKPGDSVAADEPIAQIETDKVTIDVVSPQAGVLQEYVAKEGDTVEAGAKIAVISKSGVGVAPAAPAEKKSEKAASKPSPPAESVKEDKPKAKVEASPAAEKPKPPSSPPPKRTATEPVLPPKERERRVPMTRLRKRVATRLKDSQNTFAMLTTFNEVDMTNLMKLRSDYKDAFVEKHGVKLGFMSGFVKAAVSALQHQPIVNAVIDGDDIIYRDYVDISIAVGTPKGLVVPVVRDADKMNFAEIEKTINNLAKKANDGTISIDEMAGGSFTISNGGVYGSLLSTPIINPPQSAILGMHSIVSRPMVVGGNVVPRPMMYIALTYDHRLIDGREAVFFLRRIKDVVEDPRRLLLDV, encoded by the exons ATGTTGGGCGCTTTAAGGAGAAAAGTTGCGATTGGAGGCTCGTCAGCCTCG gTGTCAGGGAAAGCGATTCGGCCAATTATTTCAGCATCTAGAGTTTCTGTCAATGTTGGAGAAGAG ATTCTATTACTTCAGCCTAGAGGAATTGCCCATGTCCGTAACTTTTCTCATCTCATTCTCCCAG GTTGTTCTGTTGGTTTAGCAAAGACAAG GGATGTCTTTTCTAGCATTCAGTCAGAGACTATCATGCAAAAGTCATGCAGGGCTTTCTCTTCTGGAGACG GGGATCTGGTCGATGCTGTTGTCCCTTTTATGGGAGAATCAATTAGTGATGGCACTTTGGCAACATTCTTGAAAA AACCTGGTGATTCAGTAGCAGCTGATGAACCAATTGCTCAAATAGAAACAGATAAG GTAACAATTGATGTTGTCAGTCCCCAAGCTGGTGTGTTACAAGAG TATGTAGCAAAGGAAGGAGATACTGTGGAAGCAGGTGCCAAGATTGCTGTCATTTCTAAGTCTGGTGTAGGAGTAGCACCTGCTGCTCCTGCTGAAAAGAAATCAGAAAAAGCTGCTTCCAAGCCATCTCCTCCAGCTGAATCTGTGAAGGAGGATAAGCCAAAAGCTAAAGTTGAAGCTTCTCCTGCTGCGGAGAAGCCTAAACCCCCTTCTTCTCCACCTCCCAAGCGAACTGCTACTGAACCTGTACTTCCACCGAAGGAAAGGGAAAGAAGA GTTCCAATGACAAGGCTTAGGAAACGGGTTGCTACACGATTGAAAGATTCCCAGAATACTTTTGCAATGTTAACAACGTTCAATGAAGTTGATAT GACTAACTTGATGAAGCTCCGATCTGATTACAAGGATGCTTTTGTTGAGAAACATGGTGTCAAGTTGGGATTTATGTCAGGATTTGTTAAA GCTGCTGTTAGTGCACTTCAACATCAGCCTATTGTAAATGCTGTAATTGATGGGGATGATATTATTTATAGAGATTATGTGGATATCAGCATTGCTGTTGGTACTCCAAAG GGGCTTGTCGTTCCGGTAGTCCGTGATGCTGACAAGATGAATTTTGCTGAGATAGAGAAAACAATCAACAACCTTGCTAAGAAAGCAAATGATGGGACCATTTCAATTGATGAAATGGCTGGAGGCTCATTTACGATATCCAATGGTGGTGTCTATGGCAGTCTTTTGAGTACCCCCATCATCAACCCTCCTCAG TCGGCGATCTTGGGTATGCACTCAATCGTGTCCCGACCAATGGTTGTTGGAGGTAATGTAGTGCCAAGACCAATGATGTACATTGCACTCACTTATGACCATAGGCTGATTGATGGAAGAGAAGCAGTCTTCTTTTTACGACGTATCAAGGATGTTGTCGAAGACCCTCGGAGGCTGCTACTTGATGTCTAA